The Chionomys nivalis chromosome 6, mChiNiv1.1, whole genome shotgun sequence sequence TTCTTGTACCAGGCCTCAACttgaccacccagctccaaagaGAGGGGAAGTGAAGAGTCTCTGCCCTGAGCTGTAGGTAGACATGGGCACAGTACCTGCAGCCTCCACTGAACCCCCTCCACCATTCCCCCTGCACTGAACCCTCTCTGCCACTCCCCTGCACTGAACCCTCTTCGCCACTCCCCTGCACTGAACCCTCTTCGCCACTCCCCTGCACTGAACCCTCGCCAccactccccctctcctctctagCCCTCACTACTCACCACCGACCTCATGCCTCCATGTTCCTGGCACTCTGGTGCTTcttgcttttctgtctcctgtGTTTACCTCTTGAGGGACAATCTCACCCCTCCCCGTGACTGAGGGACACCTGGGCCTCAGGCCTCACTCCTGTCATTCCCACAGTTCCTGGACCTGCTGTCCTGCTGGCCCATATGACACCTGGGCTAAATGTCACACAGTGCCTTCAGTTGGTTATAAACAGACTTTCAGCTTTCTCTCAGTGGGTTCTGGCCCTTCCTGCTCACCTCTTCCTTGCTCAGGCCTGGGAATCCTCACTCTGCTTACTTCACCCTGTGTGAGAGAAGAGCCTTGATTGCTCTTCAGGTGACATCTAGGCTGTAGGAACTTCATCTGGACAGCCTTCATGGGAATGGATGGGGAGGGCCAGGTAGTGTTGGCAGAGGccgctcattcatttcccagctgcccagacccaaaataatcacacagaaactgtattaattaaaatactgcttggcctattatcttatgcatatttctagctagctcttatatattaaattaacataacatattaattaaattaaattaattaaaataacatattctattaatctgtgtatcgccacatggttgtggcctacggtaaggttccatctggtgtctagcgtctgtctcctgtggtggctacatggcatctcattgactccacctactctctcttcctctgactGCTTAGAATTctcaccttgccctattctgcactgcaaagaagcttctttattaaccaatgatattcacagcatacagaggggaatcccacatcacctccccttttctgtctaaataaaaaggaaggttttaactttaacatagcaagattacatacaataaaacagttatcaaggaagaattatagttacaatatttatatctattttatcttttatcacaactaaggaaaactatatctattcttcaactccatcaaagactccagaaggatataatattacctaagtaaacaggaagtgcattataagcaacttccaaaactttagaattgacagagacatctcactgcttggacactcactcaaagttcttctgtaacgttggggcacccatcttcagcctacaggctcatagtatctggcagacttttccatgaagcaggaaatttcaagtgCTATACCTATATTGGCAAGGTAGAACTGATGGTCTGGGCTCAGGAAAAGTTGGATGGTGGTCTAGATATTGGCCATTAGGTAGGGCAAGGGTGAGACCATGAAGGATGCATACTGAATCAGCTGCTGCTGGCCGGCTGCAGGTAGGGCCATGAGGGATGCAGACATGGTTGGCCTTTGCTGCCTGTTGTAGTAGAGGGTGGTGGTGGTCCAGCCTCTATGTGATGCCATTTCTTTATTCAATTCTGCAGATACCCTGACACATCCACCAGCCTACCCACCACCCCCTGTGCCTGTACCTCGGAAGCCAGCCTTCTCTGATTTGCCCCGTGCCCACTCTTTTACCTCCAAAAGCCCAAGCCCCTtacttccacccccaccccctaagCGAGGCCTTCCAGATACTGGCCCTGCTCCCGAAGATGCTAAGAAGGACCCACTGGGCCTGAGGCGAGCAGATCCTGGCCTCAGGGTGCCTGCTACCCCTCGGAGAATGAGTGACCCTCCACTGAGCAATGTTCCCACCATGCCCAACCTCCGGAAACCTTGCTTCCGAGACAGTATGACCCCCAGCCCGGAACCCTGGACCCCTGGTCACGGGACTagctctgtctccagctccaCTGCCATGGCCATTGCCACCTCTAGGAACTGTGACAAACTCAAGTCCTTCCACCTGTCTTCCCGAGGGCCGCCCACATCTGAGCCCCCACCCGTACCCGCCAATAAGCCCAAGTTCCTGAAGATAACTGAAGAAGCTCCTCCAAGGGAGGCAGCCAAACCCGGACTCTCTGTGCCCCCTGTGGCTCCCAGGCCTCCTGTGCAGAAGATGCCCATCCCAGAGGCTACAGTTCGGCCTGCAGTGCTGCCTAGACCAGAAAAGACACCTCTCCCCCACCTCCAGTGAGTCTGGCTGGGGCAGTGCCTCTGTGGGCTAACCATGTGTGGCTTCCTTTCATCCTCCCTCAAAGGCCTGGAGCTTAGGCTCCAGAGGACCACTGCCGCGTGCAGGAGGCTTGGCTCTTCCATAGGTGTCCCTTTGGTCAGAGTGCACTGTTTAGCCTCTTCCCATCTGTCCACGCCCTCAGCTTTGAGAGCTGGGACTGCCAGAGTCCCAAAGACAATCAGTAGTAGATCTTGGGCCCTGGCAGTGCCCAGTGCACTTGTCCACTCTGATAACTTCTGAGCTCAGGGGCCTTCAGCTGTATTGATGGCAGGCCTGATTTCCTAGTTGGGTTTTCAGATCTATGATAACTCCTTCCTCTGGGCAGTGAGTTCGAGTCTCAGTGCTCTGCTGTCCTGAGCAGTTACAGCCACAGAGAAGCTGACACCAAGATTCTGATGCTAAGCTATGACTTgtgtggaggagaggaaggggtgacCTATCTGTGTCTGAGGATGATGTTCTGGTCTTCCTCCTTATTGCCCCAGGCGATCACCCCCTGATGGGCAGAGTTTCAGGAGCTTCTCCTTTGAGAAGGTCCGGCAGCCCTCCCAGGCTGACACTGGCGAGGAGGACTCGGACGAGGACTATGAGAAGGTGAGACAGAGTGGGGGGCTCAGGTCACAGCCAGTCAGCAAGTGGGCAGACATTGagagctgggggctgggggcCTTCGCTGGCTGTCCTGAGCAAGGGGCTCCACAactctggctttgtgggagatgATACCACGCAAAGCCCTGCATTCTGATGCAGGGGGCAGCCAGCTGGGGGAGCAGTGATATTTGGAGGGTTCGCTCATGCTCTGACAGTGACCACTGCTGGCCTGTTTCAGGTGCCGCTGCCTAACTCAGTGTTTGTCAACACCACAGAATCCTGCGAGGTAGAAAGGTTAGTGCACAGTGCTTCTGGTCCTTGCTGTGACAGTGTGAGGTCCCTTGTCTCCCTTACTCACTTCGGTGTTGGGCAAGCCCAGGCTCCGGCCTGTGGCCTGGGCGAGGAGATGTGGTAGCAATGGGTCCGAATGGGGTTTTGTTGTCGTTGCTGCTTTCCTAAGTCTCTCTGCTTTATAGCCTCTGTTAGACCCTGAAACCCAGAGTGGGCAGAAAGCCACACGGTAGAGTGGGGTTGGAGGCTGTCCAGGGAGGTTCGCCCACCGACGGCTGTTCTGTTTTAGGTTGTTCAAAGCTACGAATCCCCGGGGAGAGCCTCTGGACGGGCTGTATTGCATTCGGAACTCCTCCACCAAGTCCGGGAAGGTAGGCTGGTGTTACAAGACAGGTGTGCCACCGAGCCTGCCGCTCTTCCTCGGGTCCTCGCCCAGCCACACCCTCTCTCTTCTCATAACTAAATAAATAGGGAGGCCATGTGGGGCGTGGCCAGCCCTGTGGCTGCCTCTAATCCTTCTGCTCCGCATTTCCCTCGCTGTAGGTCTTGGTCGTGTGGGACGAAACCTCTAACAAAGTGAGGAACTATCGCATCTTTGAGAAGGTGAGGGACTGGGCCCTGCtctgagggtggggtggggacactGTCCTCCAAGCTTAGCAAGAGCCAAGTGAGTCCCCCTTGCAGGAAGTGGCAGTGGGGAACCGGACTGGTACCTCTGTACCATCAGCCCTGCCCTGTCCTTTGCTCTGTCTCTTCCCCATGGCCttaggctccctcctctcctaaCCCTGCTGTGTCCTTGGCTTACTCTAGAAGTGCTGGGTAGCTCTCCTTGGCCCTTGGTTTTATTCATAGATCTTGCTCTGAGAGCAGGTTTCACGTTGAACCCTAGGGGCCAGTGTGAGGGGACTGACGGCCGAGCTCAGGAACGCAGGCCTGTTGTGTGGGCAGACAGGGAGGGGACATGGGCAGCTGGGAGCGAGCCTGCTCGGTGCCATTGTTACCGCTGTCCTTCCCTTTGAGAAAATGGGGGTAGAGAAAGGGGACATAGGCTTGAGGCAACAGGCTAGGCAGGCCCTGCTGAGCGTGATGTCTTCTGTCCTGCAGGATTCTAAGTTCTACCTGGAAGGGGAGGTTCTGTTTACAAGTGTGGGCAGCTTGGTGGAGCACTACCACACTCACGTGCTGCCCAGCCATCAAAGCCTGTTGCTGCGCCACCCATATGGCTACACTGGGCCCAGGTGACATCCATATTCCACACAGCTGTTGGGTGGAAGCAGCCGCGGGGCCACAGCCCGGCCACATAGATGGAGACCTGCTTACATGGGAAGATGAGCAGGAGTGGGCTTGACGGCAGACCTCATCAAGACTCCTAGCTTCAGTGGATAGGCTGGGTCCCAAGCTGGAGCAGACCACAACCATGAGAGGACTGACTGGCTGGTCCATCCAGCCCCTCCACGTACCACCTCTCGATGACTAAGTTCTGCCTGGCCTTTCGACGACACAAAATCCAGTCCACATAGCATACCCACCCTGTAGTGGGCTGGGA is a genomic window containing:
- the Sh3bp2 gene encoding SH3 domain-binding protein 2 isoform X3; translation: MAAEEMHWPVPMKAIGAQNLLTMPGGVAKAGYLHKKGGTQLQMLKWPLRFVIIHKRCIYYFKSSTSASPQGAFSLNGYNRVMRAAEETTSNNVFPFKIIHISKKHRTWFFSASSEDERKSWMALLRKEIGHFHEKKEISLDTSDSSSDTDSFYGAVERPIDISLSPYPTDNEDYEHEDDDDSYLEPDSPGPMKLEDTLTHPPAYPPPPVPVPRKPAFSDLPRAHSFTSKSPSPLLPPPPPKRGLPDTGPAPEDAKKDPLGLRRADPGLRVPATPRRMSDPPLSNVPTMPNLRKPCFRDSMTPSPEPWTPGHGTSSVSSSTAMAIATSRNCDKLKSFHLSSRGPPTSEPPPVPANKPKFLKITEEAPPREAAKPGLSVPPVAPRPPVQKMPIPEATVRPAVLPRPEKTPLPHLQRSPPDGQSFRSFSFEKVRQPSQADTGEEDSDEDYEKVPLPNSVFVNTTESCEVERLFKATNPRGEPLDGLYCIRNSSTKSGKVLVVWDETSNKVRNYRIFEKDSKFYLEGEVLFTSVGSLVEHYHTHVLPSHQSLLLRHPYGYTGPR
- the Sh3bp2 gene encoding SH3 domain-binding protein 2 isoform X2, whose product is MSFMAAEEMHWPVPMKAIGAQNLLTMPGGVAKAGYLHKKGGTQLQMLKWPLRFVIIHKRCIYYFKSSTSASPQGAFSLNGYNRVMRAAEETTSNNVFPFKIIHISKKHRTWFFSASSEDERKSWMALLRKEIGHFHEKKEISLDTSDSSSDTDSFYGAVERPIDISLSPYPTDNEDYEHEDDDDSYLEPDSPGPMKLEDTLTHPPAYPPPPVPVPRKPAFSDLPRAHSFTSKSPSPLLPPPPPKRGLPDTGPAPEDAKKDPLGLRRADPGLRVPATPRRMSDPPLSNVPTMPNLRKPCFRDSMTPSPEPWTPGHGTSSVSSSTAMAIATSRNCDKLKSFHLSSRGPPTSEPPPVPANKPKFLKITEEAPPREAAKPGLSVPPVAPRPPVQKMPIPEATVRPAVLPRPEKTPLPHLQRSPPDGQSFRSFSFEKVRQPSQADTGEEDSDEDYEKVPLPNSVFVNTTESCEVERLFKATNPRGEPLDGLYCIRNSSTKSGKVLVVWDETSNKVRNYRIFEKDSKFYLEGEVLFTSVGSLVEHYHTHVLPSHQSLLLRHPYGYTGPR
- the Sh3bp2 gene encoding SH3 domain-binding protein 2 isoform X4; protein product: MSSLSGLKDSCPQQVTGRSSAMCWVSAVSFMAAEEMHWPVPMKAIGAQNLLTMPGGVAKAGYLHKKGGTQLQMLKWPLRFVIIHKRCIYYFKSSTSASPQGAFSLNGYNRVMRAAEETTSNNVFPFKIIHISKKHRTWFFSASSEDERKSWMALLRKEIGHFHEKKEISLDTSDSSSDTDSFYGAVERPIDISLSPYPTDNEDYEHEDDDDSYLEPDSPGPMKLEDTLTHPPAYPPPPVPVPRKPAFSDLPRAHSFTSKSPSPLLPPPPPKRGLPDTGPAPEDAKKDPLGLRRADPGLRVPATPRRMSDPPLSNVPTMPNLRKPCFRDSMTPSPEPWTPGHGTSSVSSSTAMAIATSRNCDKLKSFHLSSRGPPTSEPPPVPANKPKFLKITEEAPPREAAKPGLSVPPVAPRPPVQKMPIPEATVRPAVLPRPEKTPLPHLQRSPPDGQSFRSFSFEKVRQPSQADTGEEDSDEDYEKVPLPNSVFVNTTESCEVERLFKATNPRGEPLDGLYCIRNSSTKSGKVLVVWDETSNKVRNYRIFEKDSKFYLEGEVLFTSVGSLVEHYHTHVLPSHQSLLLRHPYGYTGPR
- the Sh3bp2 gene encoding SH3 domain-binding protein 2 isoform X1, encoding MAGPGSRPRSWGWRETGSGDEAAAGGPGPGLCRCAQGRRALAAPRKPAVPAAWTSFMAAEEMHWPVPMKAIGAQNLLTMPGGVAKAGYLHKKGGTQLQMLKWPLRFVIIHKRCIYYFKSSTSASPQGAFSLNGYNRVMRAAEETTSNNVFPFKIIHISKKHRTWFFSASSEDERKSWMALLRKEIGHFHEKKEISLDTSDSSSDTDSFYGAVERPIDISLSPYPTDNEDYEHEDDDDSYLEPDSPGPMKLEDTLTHPPAYPPPPVPVPRKPAFSDLPRAHSFTSKSPSPLLPPPPPKRGLPDTGPAPEDAKKDPLGLRRADPGLRVPATPRRMSDPPLSNVPTMPNLRKPCFRDSMTPSPEPWTPGHGTSSVSSSTAMAIATSRNCDKLKSFHLSSRGPPTSEPPPVPANKPKFLKITEEAPPREAAKPGLSVPPVAPRPPVQKMPIPEATVRPAVLPRPEKTPLPHLQRSPPDGQSFRSFSFEKVRQPSQADTGEEDSDEDYEKVPLPNSVFVNTTESCEVERLFKATNPRGEPLDGLYCIRNSSTKSGKVLVVWDETSNKVRNYRIFEKDSKFYLEGEVLFTSVGSLVEHYHTHVLPSHQSLLLRHPYGYTGPR